One Sulfoacidibacillus ferrooxidans DNA window includes the following coding sequences:
- a CDS encoding NlpC/P60 family protein, with protein sequence MRISTWVASLSIIGTAAATLLLANPAFASTSSVIMKAGVQGPAVATLKTDLKVLHDYPKSVKVTDYYGPRTAHAVIEFKKERKLGSNDAVTYSVFDDIKSDAAHTLGEQIVQKALTYLGDPYVWGGTSPSGFDCSGFAQYVYKQFGMDIPRTAAAQATVGTYVAKEDLQPGDLVFFHTMGYGISHVGIYMGNGLFVDAASTDVEIDNINNPYYWSSRYVTARSLLN encoded by the coding sequence TTGCGCATATCCACATGGGTTGCGTCCCTATCTATTATTGGGACGGCAGCTGCAACTTTGTTGTTGGCAAATCCCGCCTTTGCATCTACCAGTTCAGTGATTATGAAAGCTGGTGTGCAAGGTCCGGCAGTAGCCACATTAAAGACTGATTTAAAAGTTCTTCACGATTACCCTAAGTCAGTCAAAGTAACAGATTATTACGGGCCCCGTACTGCACATGCTGTCATTGAGTTCAAAAAAGAAAGAAAACTCGGATCAAATGACGCTGTAACGTATTCTGTTTTTGATGACATCAAGTCTGATGCTGCACATACGCTTGGTGAGCAAATTGTACAAAAAGCACTTACGTATTTAGGCGACCCTTATGTGTGGGGTGGTACTAGTCCTTCTGGCTTCGATTGCTCAGGTTTTGCACAATATGTGTATAAACAATTCGGCATGGATATTCCGCGCACAGCGGCAGCGCAAGCAACTGTTGGTACATATGTCGCTAAAGAAGACTTACAACCTGGCGATCTCGTATTTTTCCATACGATGGGATATGGGATTTCTCATGTAGGTATCTATATGGGAAACGGTTTGTTTGTTGATGCAGCAAGTACAGATGTAGAGATAGACAATATTAACAACCCCTATTACTGGAGTAGTCGATATGTTACTGCAAGAAGCTTGTTAAACTAA
- a CDS encoding helix-hairpin-helix domain-containing protein, whose translation MHSAGIGKRVIVYLFGGILVIAWGLYFFMPHGQTASVTMSTPYEHKQSVPLVTVTTSPDVMTVYVVGAVRHPGLYKLPLDARVSAALKVAGGPTNSADLYAINLAAIVEDGMQIVVPNVSQVASNGGTSALLTTGTVATNSLQSTDTKRSRHRNGKLQPGERIQLNQASLATLMEIPGIGKKKAENILTYKAIHGAFSSLMQLQSVQGIGPRLLAKILPYVTL comes from the coding sequence GTGCATAGTGCCGGTATTGGCAAACGCGTGATTGTGTATTTATTTGGGGGAATTCTCGTTATTGCTTGGGGATTATATTTTTTTATGCCACACGGACAAACTGCATCAGTCACCATGAGTACCCCTTATGAACACAAACAGAGTGTACCTTTGGTCACAGTGACTACATCACCTGATGTGATGACAGTGTATGTAGTCGGTGCAGTACGTCATCCCGGTCTCTATAAGCTGCCACTTGATGCGCGTGTAAGTGCGGCATTAAAGGTAGCGGGCGGTCCAACAAATTCTGCAGATCTCTATGCAATTAATTTAGCAGCTATCGTAGAGGATGGTATGCAGATCGTCGTTCCAAATGTAAGTCAGGTGGCAAGTAATGGGGGAACATCTGCTTTATTAACAACAGGGACAGTAGCAACGAATTCTTTACAAAGTACGGATACAAAAAGAAGTAGGCATCGAAATGGTAAATTACAACCGGGAGAACGCATTCAGCTCAATCAGGCGAGCTTAGCCACGTTGATGGAAATACCGGGAATAGGAAAGAAAAAGGCAGAAAATATCTTAACGTATAAAGCTATTCATGGCGCGTTTTCGTCTCTTATGCAGTTGCAATCAGTTCAGGGTATTGGTCCAAGGTTATTGGCTAAAATACTGCCTTATGTGACTTTATAA